One stretch of Chryseobacterium sp. LJ668 DNA includes these proteins:
- a CDS encoding NADH-quinone oxidoreductase subunit J family protein, with the protein MDQFLFFLVAFLAVSSAVYFVFARNPLYAILSLIVTMFSIAGMYILLNAQFLAIIQIIVYAGAIMVLFLYILMMLNLNKEDESKKNNTLKFVGVFTAGLLLIGVLGVFRGVQEQHVVVENVDKGVGLTKNLGRLLFNEYVLPFELASILILAGIVGAVLIGKKDL; encoded by the coding sequence ATGGATCAGTTTTTATTTTTCTTGGTGGCGTTTTTAGCAGTGTCGAGTGCGGTTTACTTCGTATTTGCGAGAAATCCTCTCTACGCTATTCTGTCATTAATTGTTACAATGTTTTCAATCGCCGGAATGTACATTCTTCTGAATGCTCAGTTTTTGGCCATCATACAGATCATCGTTTACGCAGGTGCGATCATGGTTTTATTCCTTTATATCTTAATGATGCTTAACCTTAATAAAGAAGACGAAAGTAAGAAGAACAATACTTTAAAGTTTGTTGGAGTTTTTACAGCCGGTCTTTTATTAATTGGGGTTTTAGGTGTTTTCAGAGGAGTTCAGGAGCAACATGTGGTAGTAGAAAACGTAGACAAAGGTGTTGGTCTTACGAAAAACTTGGGAAGACTTTTATTCAACGAATATGTTTTGCCGTTTGAGCTTGCTTCCATCCTGATTTTAGCAGGGATTGTAGGTGCGGTATTAATCGGTAAAAAAGATTTATAA
- the nuoF gene encoding NADH-quinone oxidoreductase subunit NuoF, producing the protein MSKKLLLKDAHIEGIRYFDTYRKQGGYEAAEKALKMTPDEILEEVKTSGLRGRGGAGFPTGMKWSFLAKPEGVPRHLVVNADESEPGTFKDRYLMEFLPHLLIEGMLISSYCLGSNVSYIYIRGEYSWIPDILEEAIGEAKAAGFLGKNILGTGFDCEIYVQRGGGAYICGEETALLESLEGKRGNPRLKPPFPAVKGLWERPTVVNNVESITAIVPIIDITGAEYAKIGVGRSTGTKLISACGNINKPGVYEIDMTITVEEFIYSDEYCGGIKDGKRLKACIPGGSSVPIVPANLLLKTVNGEPRYMNYESLADGGFSTGTMMGSGGFIVLDEDQCIVEHTMTLARFYHHESCGQCTPCREGTGWMHKILKKIEKGEGKMEDIDLLWDIQRKIEGNTICPLGDAAAWPVAAAIRHFRDEFEWHVKNPELCLTQNYGLANYADPIPVAASN; encoded by the coding sequence ATGAGTAAAAAACTTTTACTTAAAGACGCACATATAGAAGGTATTCGCTATTTCGATACTTACCGCAAGCAGGGAGGTTACGAAGCAGCTGAAAAAGCCTTGAAAATGACTCCCGATGAAATTCTTGAAGAAGTAAAAACTTCAGGGCTTCGCGGTCGTGGTGGCGCAGGATTCCCTACCGGGATGAAGTGGAGCTTTCTGGCAAAACCGGAAGGTGTACCGAGACATTTGGTAGTCAATGCAGATGAATCTGAACCCGGAACATTCAAAGACAGATATTTAATGGAATTTCTTCCTCATCTTTTGATTGAGGGAATGCTGATTTCATCCTACTGTTTAGGCTCAAATGTTTCGTACATCTACATCCGTGGAGAATATTCATGGATTCCTGATATTTTGGAAGAAGCAATTGGGGAAGCTAAGGCTGCCGGATTTTTAGGTAAAAACATTTTAGGAACCGGTTTCGATTGTGAAATATATGTTCAGAGAGGTGGTGGTGCTTACATCTGCGGCGAAGAAACTGCTTTACTAGAATCTCTCGAAGGAAAAAGAGGTAACCCAAGATTAAAACCACCTTTCCCGGCTGTAAAAGGACTTTGGGAAAGACCAACAGTTGTTAACAACGTTGAATCTATCACAGCTATCGTTCCTATTATCGACATTACTGGAGCAGAATATGCTAAAATCGGTGTTGGAAGATCTACAGGCACAAAATTAATTTCTGCCTGCGGAAACATTAATAAGCCTGGAGTTTATGAAATTGATATGACCATTACGGTTGAAGAATTTATTTATTCTGATGAATATTGCGGTGGTATAAAAGACGGAAAAAGGCTTAAAGCTTGTATTCCCGGAGGCAGTTCGGTTCCGATTGTTCCTGCAAATTTATTATTGAAAACGGTAAACGGTGAACCAAGATATATGAACTACGAATCTCTTGCTGACGGTGGTTTTTCTACCGGAACGATGATGGGTTCAGGAGGTTTTATTGTATTGGATGAAGATCAGTGTATTGTAGAACATACTATGACTTTAGCGAGATTTTATCATCACGAAAGTTGTGGACAATGTACTCCTTGTCGTGAAGGAACGGGATGGATGCACAAAATTTTAAAGAAAATAGAAAAAGGAGAAGGAAAGATGGAAGACATCGATTTGCTTTGGGATATCCAGAGAAAAATTGAAGGAAATACCATTTGTCCTTTAGGTGATGCGGCAGCATGGCCTGTTGCAGCAGCGATTCGTCATTTCAGAGATGAATTTGAATGGCATGTGAAAAATCCTGAATTGTGTTTAACTCAAAACTACGGATTGGCCAATTATGCAGACCCTATCCCAGTTGCAGCAAGTAATTAA
- the nuoK gene encoding NADH-quinone oxidoreductase subunit NuoK: MGEVNTFIQSVPLEYFIILSSVLFCLGVLGVLLRKNAIVILGCVELMLNSVNLLLAAFSAYNGNSDGQLLVFFIMVVAAAEVAVGLAIIAMLYRNTRSVDVSIFNKLRG, from the coding sequence ATGGGAGAAGTAAATACTTTTATACAAAGCGTCCCTTTGGAATATTTCATCATCCTTTCGTCAGTATTGTTCTGTCTTGGGGTTTTGGGAGTATTGCTGAGAAAAAACGCAATTGTAATTTTGGGTTGTGTGGAGCTTATGCTTAATTCTGTAAACCTTTTGCTGGCTGCATTTTCAGCATACAACGGGAACAGTGACGGACAACTTTTAGTTTTCTTCATTATGGTGGTTGCTGCTGCAGAAGTTGCTGTAGGTTTAGCAATTATTGCGATGCTCTACAGAAATACCCGTTCTGTGGATGTAAGTATATTTAATAAATTAAGAGGATAA
- the nuoL gene encoding NADH-quinone oxidoreductase subunit L, with protein sequence MENLVYAIILLPLLGFLINGLFGKNLPKIVVGSLATAMVFIPFCIAVNIFMNFDSESQPIIVKAFEWFRVNGIQINFGFQIDQLSLMMVMIITGIGSLIHLYSIGYMSHDTGFYKFFTYLNLFIFSMLLLVMGSNYLILFIGWEGVGLCSYLLIGFWYTNEEYGKAARKAFIMNRIGDLALLIGIFMIASQTNAVDYLTVAQNAGKFELDGTIIIFITASLFIGATGKSAQVPLYTWLPDAMAGPTPVSALIHAATMVTAGIYLVVRSNFLFTLAPTVQDGILLIGFLTAALAGFYALRQNDIKKVLAYSTVSQLGFMFIALGLGAYTTAMFHVMTHAFFKALLFLGAGSVIHAMSNEQDMRFMGGLKKYIPITHATFLIGTLAISGFPLLSGMISKDEILVAAYAKNPVYWVMLFILAAVTATYMFRLYYLTFHGEFRGTEEQKHHLHESPLNMTLPLIVLAVLSVLGGFINLPHFIGHGHYAKLMEWLKPVLTEESFNQMETTLTGVAENTEFILLGATVAMFFAVWFIVKNTYVNKKKRAIAEDDYTGWEKLSAKKLYVDELYNALIVKTVEGLGRGGKMFDKGVLDRFVDYVGEGAEDSGRSMKRIQNGNVENYILIMSLAVGIILIVNFILQ encoded by the coding sequence ATGGAAAATTTAGTCTATGCAATAATACTTTTACCACTTTTAGGTTTTCTCATTAACGGTTTATTCGGGAAAAATCTTCCAAAAATAGTGGTGGGTTCTCTGGCTACGGCAATGGTTTTTATTCCGTTCTGTATTGCAGTAAATATTTTCATGAATTTTGATTCTGAAAGCCAGCCCATAATCGTAAAAGCTTTTGAATGGTTTAGAGTTAACGGAATTCAAATTAACTTCGGTTTCCAGATCGATCAGCTGTCATTAATGATGGTAATGATCATCACAGGAATCGGATCTTTGATTCACCTCTACTCTATCGGATATATGAGTCATGATACAGGTTTCTATAAGTTTTTCACTTATTTAAATCTGTTTATCTTCTCAATGTTACTTTTGGTAATGGGAAGCAACTACTTAATCTTATTCATCGGATGGGAAGGTGTAGGTTTGTGTTCTTACTTACTGATTGGTTTCTGGTACACGAACGAAGAATATGGGAAAGCAGCGAGAAAAGCTTTCATCATGAACAGAATTGGTGACCTTGCTTTGTTGATCGGAATCTTTATGATCGCTTCTCAAACAAATGCAGTTGATTATTTAACGGTTGCTCAAAACGCAGGGAAATTTGAATTAGACGGAACAATTATCATATTTATCACAGCGAGTTTATTCATTGGTGCAACAGGAAAATCGGCTCAGGTTCCTTTATATACATGGTTACCCGATGCGATGGCTGGTCCAACACCGGTTTCTGCATTAATTCACGCGGCGACGATGGTAACGGCAGGTATTTATCTGGTAGTAAGATCAAACTTCTTATTTACTTTAGCTCCAACCGTACAAGACGGAATTTTATTAATCGGATTCTTAACCGCAGCATTGGCAGGTTTCTATGCGCTTCGTCAGAACGACATCAAGAAAGTATTGGCATATTCTACGGTTTCACAACTTGGTTTTATGTTTATCGCTTTAGGTTTAGGAGCTTACACAACAGCAATGTTCCACGTGATGACACACGCTTTCTTTAAAGCTTTGTTGTTCTTGGGTGCGGGTTCAGTAATTCACGCGATGAGCAACGAGCAGGATATGCGTTTTATGGGAGGTTTGAAAAAATATATTCCCATCACGCATGCAACTTTCCTGATTGGAACTTTAGCAATCTCAGGATTCCCTTTATTATCAGGGATGATTTCAAAAGACGAAATTTTAGTGGCAGCTTATGCTAAAAACCCTGTTTACTGGGTGATGCTATTCATCTTAGCAGCTGTTACGGCAACTTATATGTTCAGACTGTATTACCTGACTTTCCACGGAGAGTTCAGAGGTACAGAAGAACAGAAACATCATTTACACGAAAGTCCATTAAACATGACTTTACCGTTAATTGTTTTGGCTGTCCTTTCAGTGCTTGGAGGTTTCATCAACCTTCCTCACTTCATCGGTCATGGTCATTATGCTAAATTAATGGAATGGCTGAAACCTGTTTTGACAGAAGAAAGCTTTAACCAAATGGAAACTACGCTTACAGGAGTAGCAGAAAACACCGAATTTATTCTTTTGGGAGCAACAGTTGCCATGTTTTTCGCAGTTTGGTTTATCGTGAAAAACACATATGTGAATAAGAAAAAAAGAGCTATTGCTGAAGACGATTATACAGGATGGGAAAAACTTTCTGCTAAGAAACTTTACGTAGACGAACTTTACAATGCATTGATTGTAAAAACCGTTGAAGGACTGGGACGTGGGGGAAAAATGTTTGACAAAGGCGTTCTGGATCGTTTTGTAGATTATGTGGGAGAAGGCGCTGAAGACAGCGGAAGATCAATGAAGCGTATACAGAACGGAAATGTAGAAAACTACATTCTGATCATGTCTTTAGCTGTGGGAATTATATTAATTGTTAACTTTATATTACAATAA
- a CDS encoding complex I subunit 4 family protein produces the protein MSYLLLTLLLLPLVGSGLVFAWRNTSSKYLALGIALIQMLLTFYVVSDFDFNPTVDSVLQYEINEPWSQFIKSKLHFGIDGMSLLLLLLTNILMPIIILSSFNENVSYKNTFYGLILLMQFGLVGVFTALDGLLFYIFWEITLIPIWFIAALWGQENKRLEFTTKFFVYTFVGSLFMLAGLIYVYNHSASFALTDLYNANLGETQQIVVFWFIFFAFAVKLPVFPFHTWQPDTYTYSPTQGSMLLSGIMLKMAIYGVLRYLIPITPTAIFGISGQIVIILAIVGIVHGALIAIIQTDMKRIIAYSSFSHVGLMVAGIFSSAVLTLRGTFTIEGAEGALVQTFAHGINVAGLFFCADILYKRFKSRDIRQMGGLAKVAPKFAVLFLIIILGSMGVPLTNGFIGEFILIKSIFDFNVLASVIAGLTVILCAVYLLRFYGKAMFGQGDEAVLSTAKDLSAVEFSVLASIAVFVIVLGVFPQPVIDMVSSSLKFIYTSMIN, from the coding sequence ATGTCTTATTTACTATTAACATTATTACTTTTACCTCTAGTAGGTTCGGGATTGGTCTTTGCATGGAGGAATACCTCAAGCAAATACCTGGCATTAGGAATTGCTTTGATTCAAATGCTGCTTACATTTTACGTTGTTTCGGATTTTGATTTTAATCCGACCGTAGACAGCGTATTGCAGTACGAGATTAACGAGCCTTGGTCGCAATTTATAAAAAGTAAACTTCATTTCGGAATTGACGGGATGAGCTTGCTTCTTTTATTGTTGACCAATATTTTGATGCCGATCATTATTTTATCATCTTTTAATGAAAATGTAAGCTATAAAAACACATTCTACGGTCTGATTTTGCTGATGCAATTCGGATTGGTGGGTGTTTTTACCGCTTTAGACGGACTGTTGTTCTACATTTTCTGGGAAATAACTTTGATTCCGATCTGGTTTATCGCCGCACTTTGGGGGCAGGAAAACAAAAGACTTGAGTTCACTACAAAATTCTTCGTATATACTTTCGTAGGATCCTTGTTTATGTTGGCTGGTTTAATTTACGTTTACAATCATTCAGCATCATTTGCTTTGACAGATTTGTATAACGCAAACTTGGGTGAAACTCAACAGATTGTTGTTTTCTGGTTTATTTTCTTTGCATTTGCAGTAAAACTTCCGGTTTTTCCATTCCACACTTGGCAACCGGATACTTATACTTACTCTCCAACTCAGGGATCAATGTTGTTATCAGGGATTATGCTTAAAATGGCAATCTACGGTGTGCTTCGGTATCTGATTCCGATTACACCGACTGCAATTTTCGGAATTTCCGGACAGATTGTAATTATCTTAGCGATTGTAGGAATTGTGCACGGAGCATTAATCGCAATCATTCAAACAGATATGAAGAGAATCATTGCGTATTCTTCTTTCTCGCACGTTGGATTGATGGTAGCAGGTATTTTCTCTTCTGCAGTGCTTACTTTAAGAGGAACATTTACGATTGAAGGAGCTGAAGGAGCTTTGGTACAGACATTTGCTCACGGTATTAACGTGGCAGGTTTATTCTTCTGTGCTGATATTTTATACAAAAGATTTAAATCAAGAGACATCAGACAGATGGGAGGTTTGGCGAAAGTCGCTCCTAAGTTTGCCGTTTTATTTTTGATTATCATATTAGGTTCGATGGGAGTTCCATTGACGAATGGTTTCATCGGAGAATTCATTTTGATTAAATCGATCTTCGACTTTAATGTATTGGCTTCAGTAATTGCAGGTCTTACCGTTATTCTTTGTGCAGTTTATCTATTAAGATTCTACGGAAAAGCAATGTTCGGACAAGGTGACGAAGCAGTTTTAAGCACAGCAAAAGATTTATCTGCAGTAGAATTCTCGGTATTGGCGAGTATTGCAGTATTTGTAATTGTACTGGGAGTTTTTCCTCAGCCGGTTATTGATATGGTAAGTAGTTCACTGAAGTTTATTTACACTTCAATGATTAACTAA
- a CDS encoding 2Fe-2S iron-sulfur cluster-binding protein: MSEEVKKFKITIDGQTAEVLPGTSILEAARQIGGKSVPPAMCYYSKLEASGGRCRTCLVEVSKGSEADPRPMPKLVASCRTNVMDGMEVKNLSSDKAQEGRKAVTEFLLVNHPLDCPVCDQAGECHLQDLGYEYGDPDTRTDFERNTYDADDLGPNIKLNMNRCILCARCVLAANQLTGEREHGILFRGDHAEISTYLNKALDNDFIGNVIDVCPVGALTDRTARFASRVWFTKPMNASCNCDKCSGKTTVYLKGDEVVRVTARKDQWGEVEEFICDTCRFERKKLSDWNIEGPRHIDRHSVISLNHYEKPKDELRLLDNPMAKEISEKDEK, from the coding sequence ATGAGCGAAGAAGTTAAAAAATTCAAAATAACGATAGACGGACAGACTGCTGAAGTTTTGCCCGGCACTTCTATTTTAGAGGCAGCCAGACAGATCGGCGGAAAATCTGTACCACCTGCAATGTGCTACTACAGCAAATTGGAAGCCAGTGGAGGAAGATGCAGAACGTGTTTGGTAGAGGTTTCTAAAGGTTCGGAAGCAGATCCTCGTCCGATGCCGAAACTGGTAGCAAGCTGCAGAACCAATGTGATGGATGGGATGGAAGTGAAAAATCTTTCTTCGGATAAAGCACAGGAAGGCCGAAAAGCAGTGACAGAATTTCTACTGGTGAATCATCCTTTGGATTGCCCGGTTTGTGATCAGGCCGGAGAATGTCATCTCCAGGATTTGGGTTACGAATATGGTGATCCGGATACCAGAACTGATTTTGAAAGAAATACCTACGATGCAGACGACTTAGGTCCGAACATTAAACTGAATATGAACCGTTGTATTTTGTGTGCAAGATGCGTTTTAGCGGCAAATCAGTTGACGGGAGAACGTGAGCATGGAATTCTATTCCGAGGAGATCATGCTGAAATTTCAACTTACTTAAATAAAGCTTTAGACAATGATTTCATTGGAAACGTTATTGACGTTTGTCCGGTTGGAGCATTAACTGACAGAACTGCCCGTTTTGCAAGCAGAGTTTGGTTTACAAAGCCAATGAACGCTTCTTGTAATTGTGATAAGTGTTCAGGTAAAACTACTGTATATTTGAAAGGTGATGAAGTAGTAAGGGTAACTGCAAGAAAAGACCAGTGGGGAGAAGTTGAAGAATTTATCTGTGATACTTGCCGTTTCGAAAGAAAAAAATTATCCGACTGGAATATTGAAGGTCCTAGACATATCGACAGACATTCAGTTATTTCATTAAACCATTACGAGAAACCTAAAGACGAATTAAGACTTTTAGACAATCCGATGGCGAAAGAAATCAGTGAAAAAGACGAAAAATAA
- the nuoH gene encoding NADH-quinone oxidoreductase subunit NuoH, translating into MDLLTFKLILVLALFLLSLTIAAYSTWAERKVAAIMQDRIGPNRSGPFGLLQPLADGGKFFFKEDFTPQNAEKFLFVLGPALVMFISLITGAVIPWGRTLNIGGESFDLQVANIDVGVLFIIGMASIGVYGIMIGGWASNNKYSLLGAIRASSQMISYELAMGLALLSIIMMTGSLDLKVITETQTSGKIWGLFEIDGLNWNILYQPLAFLIFFVAALAETNRHPFDLPECESELVTGYSTEYSSMKLGLYMFGEYVNMFISNAFMVVLFFGGYNYPGIEWVTQNWGENAAGILSIVAFLTKTVVGILIFMWIRWTLPRFRYDQLMHLGWKTLIPLALVNLMITGAVILAFGN; encoded by the coding sequence ATGGATTTACTTACATTTAAATTAATACTTGTACTGGCACTTTTCCTGTTATCATTAACGATAGCGGCCTATTCAACATGGGCAGAAAGAAAAGTAGCAGCCATAATGCAGGACAGAATAGGGCCTAACAGATCAGGACCATTTGGTTTGCTGCAGCCTCTTGCAGATGGTGGAAAATTTTTCTTTAAAGAAGACTTTACCCCTCAAAATGCAGAAAAGTTCCTTTTTGTATTGGGACCGGCATTGGTGATGTTTATCTCATTGATTACCGGAGCGGTTATTCCTTGGGGCAGAACATTAAATATTGGTGGTGAATCTTTCGATCTACAAGTTGCTAATATTGATGTAGGTGTACTTTTCATTATAGGAATGGCTTCTATCGGAGTTTACGGAATTATGATCGGAGGCTGGGCTTCTAACAATAAATATTCATTACTAGGTGCAATCCGTGCTTCGTCGCAGATGATTTCTTATGAATTGGCGATGGGTCTTGCATTACTTTCTATCATTATGATGACGGGAAGTTTAGATTTAAAAGTAATTACCGAAACTCAGACTTCAGGCAAAATCTGGGGTCTTTTTGAGATAGATGGGTTAAACTGGAATATACTCTACCAACCTTTGGCATTTTTAATATTCTTTGTTGCGGCTTTGGCAGAAACCAACCGTCACCCTTTCGATTTACCGGAGTGTGAATCTGAATTGGTTACAGGATATTCTACCGAATACTCATCTATGAAATTAGGATTGTACATGTTTGGTGAATATGTGAATATGTTTATATCCAATGCATTTATGGTGGTTCTTTTCTTCGGAGGATACAACTATCCGGGAATCGAATGGGTAACCCAGAACTGGGGAGAAAATGCAGCAGGAATTTTAAGTATCGTAGCATTTTTAACCAAAACGGTTGTCGGAATTTTGATCTTTATGTGGATCAGATGGACGCTTCCGAGATTCAGATATGACCAATTGATGCACTTAGGATGGAAAACATTAATTCCGTTGGCATTGGTTAACCTGATGATTACAGGAGCTGTAATTTTAGCTTTTGGAAATTAA
- a CDS encoding NuoI/complex I 23 kDa subunit family protein, giving the protein MKLTNRSKVVSNKEMTLAEKIYLPAIFKGMGITFKHAVRTVIKGAPAVYSYPEVQKPRADIWRGQHVLKRDEEGRERCTACGLCAVACPAEAITMTASERTREEKDLYREEKYASVYEINMLRCIFCGMCEEACPKSAIYLTDRLVDVETNRGSFIYGKDKLVEKINERIDITERQSEKQKNAVK; this is encoded by the coding sequence ATGAAACTTACAAACAGATCAAAAGTTGTTTCGAATAAAGAAATGACCCTTGCTGAAAAAATCTACCTCCCGGCGATTTTTAAAGGTATGGGGATTACTTTTAAGCATGCTGTGAGAACCGTTATAAAAGGCGCACCTGCAGTATATTCTTATCCTGAAGTACAGAAACCGAGAGCAGATATCTGGAGAGGTCAGCACGTTCTGAAAAGAGATGAAGAAGGCAGAGAAAGATGTACAGCTTGTGGTTTGTGCGCAGTGGCATGTCCTGCCGAAGCCATTACAATGACGGCTTCAGAAAGAACAAGAGAAGAAAAAGATCTTTACAGAGAAGAAAAATATGCATCAGTATATGAAATCAATATGTTGAGATGTATTTTCTGCGGTATGTGTGAAGAGGCTTGTCCGAAATCTGCAATTTATCTGACAGACCGTTTGGTAGATGTAGAAACCAACAGAGGTTCTTTCATTTATGGAAAAGATAAATTGGTTGAAAAAATTAATGAAAGGATTGACATCACAGAAAGACAGTCCGAGAAACAAAAAAATGCGGTAAAATAA
- a CDS encoding NADH-quinone oxidoreductase subunit N: MSVLIIVFLTAVAALFSGVFEQGKFARYIGIFGLIIALYVSFLPEASFFAQYRHMYDYTANTALFTKISLVTTLLLFFLGGFAFSNHRSHQSELYALMLFALCGGIILFGFQNLVTLFLGIEILSIPLYVMAGANKTDLRSNEASIKYFLMGAFATGFLLFGIAFIYGSTGTFDLYKIQEFTITNPKNIMLILGVIMMLCAMSFKVALAPFHMWSPDVYAGSPSLITAFMASVVKISGFFALFRLMTIGFSGVTAEWINILGVFLIITLFLANAMGLAQTNAKRMLAYSSVSHAGYIGLVFFGMNALSTYTLAFYLFAYSLSTVGVFMCLIWVEKIKRETSFGAFKGLAKTEPLLAVVATISLLSMAGIPLTAGFMGKFSLFAQALTKDDNTFLVIVAVLGSAISIAYYLRLIIAMFFFKESTFKTAEKVTITYNIVAVVIIASLVILGVYPDFFAKQFGL; encoded by the coding sequence ATGAGTGTTTTAATTATTGTTTTCCTAACTGCAGTTGCTGCGTTATTTTCGGGAGTTTTTGAGCAAGGAAAATTCGCAAGATACATTGGGATTTTTGGATTAATCATTGCCTTATATGTAAGTTTCTTACCGGAAGCTTCATTCTTTGCGCAGTACAGACACATGTATGACTACACCGCAAACACTGCGTTGTTTACAAAAATATCTTTGGTAACGACTTTACTATTATTCTTTTTGGGAGGTTTCGCTTTCAGCAATCACAGAAGCCACCAGTCAGAATTGTATGCCTTGATGCTTTTTGCTCTTTGTGGCGGAATTATCCTTTTCGGTTTCCAGAACTTAGTGACTTTATTCTTAGGAATTGAGATTCTTTCTATTCCTTTGTATGTAATGGCGGGAGCGAACAAAACAGATCTAAGATCAAACGAAGCTTCTATTAAATACTTCCTGATGGGTGCATTTGCAACAGGTTTCTTACTGTTTGGTATCGCATTTATCTATGGAAGTACAGGAACTTTTGATTTATATAAAATTCAGGAATTTACAATCACGAATCCTAAAAACATCATGTTGATTTTGGGGGTAATCATGATGCTTTGCGCAATGTCGTTCAAAGTAGCTTTAGCACCATTCCACATGTGGAGTCCGGATGTGTATGCCGGTTCACCATCTTTGATCACAGCTTTTATGGCGAGTGTGGTGAAAATATCAGGATTTTTTGCACTGTTCAGATTAATGACAATAGGATTCTCCGGTGTAACTGCTGAATGGATTAATATTTTGGGCGTATTTTTAATCATCACTTTATTCCTTGCCAATGCAATGGGTCTTGCACAGACCAATGCAAAAAGAATGTTGGCCTACTCGTCAGTTTCCCATGCAGGATATATCGGGTTGGTTTTCTTCGGGATGAATGCACTTTCTACGTATACTTTAGCATTTTACTTATTCGCCTATTCACTTTCAACAGTGGGCGTATTTATGTGCTTGATTTGGGTAGAAAAAATAAAAAGAGAAACCTCATTTGGCGCTTTCAAAGGATTGGCAAAAACAGAACCGTTATTAGCTGTTGTAGCAACCATCTCTTTATTGTCAATGGCAGGAATTCCTTTGACAGCAGGTTTTATGGGTAAATTCTCATTGTTTGCTCAGGCATTGACAAAAGATGATAATACATTCTTGGTAATCGTAGCAGTTTTAGGTTCGGCAATTTCTATTGCGTATTATTTAAGGTTGATTATTGCGATGTTCTTTTTTAAAGAAAGCACCTTCAAAACTGCAGAGAAAGTGACCATTACGTATAATATTGTTGCGGTGGTAATCATTGCTTCACTGGTAATATTAGGAGTTTATCCTGATTTTTTCGCGAAGCAGTTTGGATTGTAA